The DNA region ACTACGTTGGCTCCTGCCAGTATTCCGCGTTCCCGTCCATCCGGTGCAAGCGTTGCTAATGCTGTGGTAGAGGGTAATAATACCTTCGGATGCATTAACCGGAAGATAGAAAGAAGTTTCAGGGTCATTTCCATGCTTCCCGGCGGGCATGCTGCAAACGGGGTATCGTGGTGAGGAATAAAAGGACCGATTCCTATCATTTCAGGATGAAATCGCTCTATAAAAAGGAGGTCTTCCACCAGATGATCGGTGTTTTGTCCCGGACTGCCTACCATAATACCTGTTCCTGTCTGATATCTTATTTCTTTCAGCCATGCCAAACATTGCAGGCGTTGTCTGATAGACATCTTATCGGGGTGCAGATGATGGTAATGCTTTTCATTATGTGTTTCGTGGCGGAGCAAATATCGATTGGCACCCGCCTGGAAGAAACGCTCGTAAGTCTCACGGGACTTTTCTCCTAATGATAGTGTGATGGCGCAATCCGGAAACTCACGACGTATAGCCGTAACAGTTTCAAGGATAAAACCATCTTTTACGGAGGATGTTTCACCACCTTGCAAGACGAAAGTCCGGAAACCGAGGGTATATCCTTCACGACAGCATTCCAGAATATCCTCCCGGGTCAACTCA from Bacteroides sp. MSB163 includes:
- the hydE gene encoding [FeFe] hydrogenase H-cluster radical SAM maturase HydE, with amino-acid sequence MKNLIDQLHNKRTLSAEEYKALLLCQDADTLKYLQEQAREVSLEQFGNRVFIRGLIEITNHCRNNCYYCGIRKGNQSVLRYELTREDILECCREGYTLGFRTFVLQGGETSSVKDGFILETVTAIRREFPDCAITLSLGEKSRETYERFFQAGANRYLLRHETHNEKHYHHLHPDKMSIRQRLQCLAWLKEIRYQTGTGIMVGSPGQNTDHLVEDLLFIERFHPEMIGIGPFIPHHDTPFAACPPGSMEMTLKLLSIFRLMHPKVLLPSTTALATLAPDGRERGILAGANVVMPNLSPPEQRNKYSLYDNKASLGAEAAEGLQQLEEKLTVIGYRISKERGDYFN